A window of the Desulfobacula toluolica Tol2 genome harbors these coding sequences:
- a CDS encoding gamma carbonic anhydrase family protein, which produces MALYRYGDRIPQIGKNSYVSDSARVIGDVTIGDNCYIGHGAVVRGDYGKIIIGSGSAIEENCTLHIRPNGVLELEESVTVGHGAIIHGKLIKSHAVIGIGSIIGFDVVIGSWAIVAEGSLIPKGNIIPDEKITGGVPFKIIGDVKQKHKDFWTYGKQLYVDLAKEYPEKFEKL; this is translated from the coding sequence ATGGCGTTATATAGATATGGTGACAGAATCCCCCAAATTGGAAAGAACTCATATGTAAGCGATTCCGCAAGGGTCATTGGTGATGTCACCATTGGTGACAATTGTTATATCGGTCATGGGGCTGTTGTCCGGGGAGATTATGGTAAAATTATCATTGGATCAGGAAGTGCCATAGAAGAAAACTGCACTCTCCACATCAGGCCCAACGGTGTTCTTGAGCTGGAAGAAAGTGTTACAGTTGGGCACGGGGCCATTATTCACGGTAAACTCATAAAATCCCATGCCGTAATAGGAATCGGCTCCATTATCGGATTTGATGTGGTCATCGGATCATGGGCCATTGTTGCTGAAGGGTCTCTCATACCCAAAGGAAACATCATTCCCGACGAAAAAATCACCGGTGGCGTCCCTTTTAAAATCATTGGAGATGTCAAACAAAAACATAAGGATTTCTGGACATATGGAAAACAGCTCTACGTTGACCTTGCCAAAGAATACCCTGAAAAATTTGAAAAACTTTAA
- the recD2 gene encoding SF1B family DNA helicase RecD2, producing the protein MRQQAVNQAVNQTGVITEIIKGIVDRVTFHNPDNGWSILRVLPFNNPHGQETVIVHQTKVFAGATMEFEGFWTIHPKYGRQFQATVAREKKPATAAALEKYLGSGLIKGVGPKTAKKIVMYFDRQTLDIFEENIERLTEVPGIAQKKLDMISQAWTEHKSIREVMMFLQSHGISTLFAVRIYKKYGDDAIKIVTQDPYRLANDFYGIGFFSADKVALSIGLEPDSRQRIMAGIKHALAASRNFGHCYLTASQIDEQVTALLQLDLSHKLMELLQDMEKETLLMVRDLVLENGTSERCYYSKSLYFDELYVAKRIVDIGNPPQVEKARVERWISVYCEAKDICLSHEQAESVCGVVREKFSILTGGPGCGKTTATLVIVKLIEAMGLNVILAAPTGRAAQRMMDVIGKESKTIHRLLGWQGGKFKKDEKTPLKTDFLIVDECSMLDINLTASLLKAVPETAQILFIGDSDQLPSVGAGNVLKDIISSGKVPCFKLTKIFRQAQSSLIIKYAHQINKGKIPWIKSPFKSPEIWQDTSDCLFLDSEEATKEQINFIARVKHFYGLTPPELENNLSDLSNQSNLSGESADADLFEFRVQEPVIPYETEITIPKKFEHVDLQKVYAAQTRSEELLMVVKKVHPWSSLHYGICAVDVVKKLYQEWIPKYYGNCEIQILSPMTRGSLGTVSLNKLIQETSNPYAEGKRQLKVGERIFRAGDRVIHRRNNYDLGVFNGDIGVITEIDNVDLTCTVSFYPDNRQVHYRQNDIMELDLAYAITIHKSQGSEFEIVIIPIVTQHFKMLFRNLIYTGITRAKKLAVFVGTRKALSMAVRNHDISQRQTALKQLLISLNQ; encoded by the coding sequence ATGAGACAGCAGGCAGTCAACCAGGCGGTCAACCAGACAGGTGTTATCACTGAGATCATCAAAGGGATTGTTGATAGGGTTACCTTTCACAATCCTGATAATGGATGGTCCATTCTCCGGGTATTGCCGTTTAATAATCCCCATGGACAGGAAACCGTTATTGTGCATCAAACAAAAGTATTTGCCGGTGCTACAATGGAATTTGAAGGGTTCTGGACGATTCACCCCAAATATGGCCGCCAGTTTCAGGCAACAGTTGCCAGGGAAAAAAAACCTGCCACAGCTGCTGCATTGGAAAAATATCTGGGTTCAGGGTTGATAAAAGGTGTCGGACCCAAAACCGCTAAAAAAATTGTCATGTATTTTGACAGACAAACTCTTGATATCTTTGAAGAAAATATAGAAAGACTCACTGAGGTTCCAGGCATTGCCCAAAAAAAACTGGATATGATCAGTCAGGCCTGGACAGAACACAAATCCATTAGGGAAGTGATGATGTTTCTACAGTCCCATGGCATCAGCACTTTGTTCGCGGTCAGGATCTATAAAAAGTACGGGGATGACGCAATAAAGATTGTTACTCAAGATCCTTACCGGCTGGCAAATGATTTTTACGGAATAGGTTTTTTTTCTGCAGACAAGGTGGCGTTGAGTATAGGGCTTGAACCTGACAGCCGGCAACGCATCATGGCCGGCATCAAGCATGCCCTGGCTGCAAGCAGGAATTTCGGGCATTGTTATTTGACGGCTTCCCAGATTGATGAGCAGGTTACAGCGTTACTGCAATTGGATCTGTCCCATAAACTGATGGAGCTGTTGCAAGATATGGAAAAAGAAACGCTTCTCATGGTCAGGGATCTTGTTTTGGAAAACGGCACCAGTGAACGATGCTATTATTCGAAATCTTTGTATTTTGATGAACTCTATGTTGCAAAAAGAATTGTTGATATTGGAAATCCACCACAGGTTGAAAAGGCAAGGGTTGAGCGTTGGATATCTGTGTACTGTGAAGCAAAAGATATCTGTTTGAGCCATGAGCAGGCAGAGTCGGTTTGCGGTGTTGTGCGTGAAAAATTTTCAATTCTTACAGGCGGGCCAGGGTGTGGTAAGACCACTGCCACCCTTGTCATTGTTAAATTAATCGAAGCCATGGGGTTAAATGTTATTCTGGCAGCACCGACCGGCAGAGCGGCCCAAAGAATGATGGATGTTATTGGAAAAGAGTCCAAAACAATCCACAGGCTGCTGGGATGGCAGGGCGGAAAATTTAAAAAAGATGAAAAAACACCGCTTAAAACAGATTTTCTTATTGTTGATGAATGTTCAATGCTGGATATCAATTTGACGGCATCATTGCTCAAGGCTGTTCCTGAAACCGCTCAGATTTTGTTCATTGGAGATTCCGACCAGTTGCCCTCAGTGGGTGCGGGAAATGTTTTAAAGGACATCATTTCATCAGGCAAGGTGCCGTGTTTTAAACTGACAAAAATATTTCGGCAGGCTCAATCGTCTTTGATCATCAAATATGCCCACCAGATCAATAAAGGTAAGATACCCTGGATTAAATCACCCTTTAAAAGTCCTGAAATCTGGCAGGATACAAGCGATTGCCTGTTTCTTGATTCGGAGGAGGCAACCAAAGAGCAGATCAATTTTATTGCACGGGTGAAACATTTTTATGGGTTAACACCTCCTGAATTGGAAAACAACCTGTCCGATCTGTCCAATCAATCCAATTTGTCCGGGGAATCCGCTGATGCCGACTTGTTTGAGTTTCGTGTCCAAGAACCTGTGATTCCCTATGAAACGGAAATAACCATCCCCAAAAAATTTGAGCATGTGGATCTGCAAAAAGTGTATGCAGCCCAAACCAGGAGTGAAGAACTGCTTATGGTTGTAAAAAAAGTTCATCCCTGGTCATCTCTGCATTACGGCATTTGTGCGGTTGATGTTGTTAAAAAGCTTTATCAGGAATGGATTCCCAAATATTATGGCAATTGTGAAATTCAGATCCTTTCTCCCATGACAAGAGGAAGCCTTGGGACAGTCAGTTTAAACAAACTGATTCAGGAAACTTCAAATCCATATGCTGAAGGCAAACGGCAGTTAAAGGTTGGAGAAAGAATTTTTAGAGCAGGAGACCGGGTTATTCACCGGCGCAACAATTATGATCTGGGGGTTTTTAATGGTGATATTGGCGTTATCACAGAGATTGACAATGTTGATTTAACATGCACGGTTTCTTTTTATCCTGATAACCGGCAGGTTCATTACAGGCAAAATGATATTATGGAGCTTGATCTGGCCTATGCCATAACCATACATAAATCCCAGGGCAGTGAATTTGAAATTGTTATTATCCCGATTGTGACACAGCATTTTAAAATGCTTTTTCGAAATTTGATTTATACAGGGATAACCAGGGCAAAAAAACTTGCCGTTTTTGTGGGTACGCGAAAAGCCCTGTCAATGGCTGTCAGAAATCATGATATCAGTCAAAGGCAAACAGCCTTGAAGCAATTGTTGATATCATTGAACCAGTGA
- a CDS encoding iron-sulfur cluster assembly scaffold protein, with the protein MSSLDDFLDNLQNEIFEEAKQSLGEKGFQRWRNPKFHGRMENPDGQARVIGECGDTMEIYLKFENNRVCNASYFTDGCASSGVSGSFAAELTLGKDPDEITDITADMVLETIGRLPEKDLHCAGLAARTVQEALSNYMSSLQKKHLT; encoded by the coding sequence ATGAGTAGCTTAGATGATTTTTTAGACAATCTTCAAAATGAAATATTTGAGGAAGCAAAGCAATCCCTTGGTGAAAAAGGATTCCAGCGGTGGCGCAACCCTAAATTTCACGGAAGAATGGAGAATCCAGATGGTCAGGCAAGGGTAATAGGCGAATGCGGCGATACCATGGAAATCTATTTAAAGTTTGAAAACAACAGGGTTTGCAATGCGTCCTATTTTACGGACGGGTGTGCTTCAAGCGGAGTCAGCGGTTCCTTTGCAGCAGAACTGACGTTGGGAAAAGACCCGGATGAGATAACGGATATAACCGCAGACATGGTTTTAGAGACAATAGGCAGGCTGCCTGAAAAAGATTTGCATTGTGCAGGACTTGCGGCAAGAACCGTCCAGGAAGCATTAAGCAATTATATGTCAAGCCTTCAAAAAAAACATTTAACATAA